The Raphanus sativus cultivar WK10039 chromosome 2, ASM80110v3, whole genome shotgun sequence DNA segment tggctctgttttattctctctaataaatatatttatttggcttatttttaaaataaataattttataacgcaaatgtataatacttttatattgatattttgtttaaacaatatgacatatttctatattaattaaatatttacattgtaatttatttttttatacaaataaacatatttgtgtagtttgttgttaaaaaatgattttgaatgcaAATGTACATcacttttatattgttttttgttatgtgcagcaattattttttgttcaaatataaatcattttcaaatactttcgttatttgaatatttttagtttcctatacatcagaacaaaATTCATACAAACCCGGAggattcaatttgaaactcacACATAAATTAATATCCAAACATGGcctaatatcaaaaccaaaaaatctatacccgaaaaaattggcagtacctaaatgggtacccaaatatttatttctaacggaTTCCGTAAACAAATGACAAatgttttatgtgtttggctaaattaagtgaaatataaaattttattcagtaatatttgtaaaatattaattatgatcaatatatgaatatcgatttgtttcaataagttttggaattgtaattaatgaatttaaattgatttgaaatgcagtggtagaatctgtaaataaaaagaaatacaaaaaggaaatacctaaaaagaaatatcaaaacccaaaaaatatatacccgaaagaaacgacccgtacctaaatggatacatgaatgtatatgcctaactgattttgtaaacaaatagaaaatatttttatgtgtttggctaaatgaagttaaatagaattttttatttactaatatttttacaatattaataataatcaatatatgaatatcgattttttataattttttaaattttaattaattaatttaaattgattttaaatgcaatggtagaatctataaataaaacaaaacacaaaaaggaagtactaaaaagaaatttcaaaacccaaaaaatctatacccgaaagaaacgactcatacctaaatgggtatccgaatgtttatgcctaactgattttgtaaaaaaaagaaaaaattatgtgtttagctaaaataagtgaaatattttttttaatagtgattttacatattaataatgatcaatatatggagacatcaatttgtttagatacgtttggaattataattaattaatttaaattgattttaaatgtagtggtaaaatctgtagataaaaaaattacaaaaaaagaaatacctaattttttataaatgtaatgactaaatgtgtaaataaaaagaagtaaatatactgctatccatgtttccaaacaaatctcatttaatattgttatccatgtttccaaacaaatcttttttttaaactgcaattcatgtttccaaacactccgattttgtacttcaactttaataatatagattatttgtttgtaattattaaatgtatttattttagtaaaatattctttataatAAGTTCGACATATAGAGTCTCTctcgtaaactatgtgtttttggttttgttttattctctctctaataaatatatttatttggcttattactaaaataaataattttagaacgcaaatgtataatactttaatattgatattttgtttaaataatgtgacatatttctatattaattaaattattgtattttaattttttgtacaaataaacatatttgtgtagtttgttgttaaaaaatgattttgaatgcaagtatacagtacttttatattaatattttgttatgtgcagccattatattttgttcaaatataaatcatttttcaaaTACTTTCGTTATTTGAACATTTTTAGTTTCCTATACATTAGAACAAAATTCATACAGACCCAGGGGATTCATTTGAAACTCACACATAAATCTATATCCAAACATGGcctaatatcaaaaccaaaaaaatctatacccgaaaaAATTGATCAGTACCTAAATGGatacccaaatatttatttctaacggattccataaacaaataaaaaatattttatgtgtatggctaaattaagtgaaatataaaattttattcagtaatatttgtaaaatattattaatgatcaatatatgaatatcgatttgtttcaGTAAGTTTGGAattgtaattaatgaattttaattgatttgaaatgcagtggtataatctgtaaataaaaaatacaaaaaaggaagtacctaaaaagaaatatcaaaacccaaaaatatatacccgaaagaaacgacCCGTACCTAAATGGATACATGAATATATATccctaactgattttgtaaacaaatagaaatatttttatgtgtttggataaatgaagttaaatagaaatttttatttactaatatttttacaatattaataatgatcaatatatgaatatcgatttgtttagataattttgaaattttaattaattaatttaaattaattttaaatgcaatggtagaatctataaataaagaaaacacaaaaaggaagtactaaaaaaaatttcaaaacccaaaaaaactatacccgaaagaaacgactcgtacctaaatgggtatccgaatgtttatgcctaactgattttgtaaaaaaaaaaatatatatttttatgtgtttggctaaaataagtgaaatgtttttttaatagtaattttacatattaataatgatcaatatatggagacatcaatttgtttagataaatttggaattataattaattattttcaattgattttaaatgtagtggtaaaatctgtaaataaaaaaaattacaaaaaggaaatacctaattttttataaatgcaatgactaaatgtgtaaataaaaggaagtaaatatactgctattcctttttccaaacaattctcatttaatattgttatccgtgtttccaaacaaatctccTTTTtaaactcttatccaagtatccaaacacaccgaaattgtacttcagctttaataagatagatgactACTAAATTGATGACaagtcttatagattaatatgacatggaaaattatatttaatgttaatttaaatttttggtaaactttttaaaatatggtaataactcatatattacatttattgtcaatttatattttgaaatttttaaaatatggtaataactcataaatcatcattaaaataaatatattcaattatggcatttcagatttcgaaatatcatttaaattaaaaatatttcaaaaatatatacatattttagaaaattataaaaattaaatcataaaatcaaattaaatcgtaaaatcattagtttcttatatacatctacagattttataaatattgtttattttagtttttgaaaattatgaaatttcaaatatttatttaatatgtttaattaaaataaatagatataaaaatctacctaagattataattttaaatatatacatgcatattcttaaatataaaattcaaaataaacaaaaaaaaaattatctaaattttaatgttcagttaaatcaaatttatatttatttgtaaaaaatattttaaattttttttactgcacatggtgcaggaaaacacctagtagtatataaaaacgaattaaaaatttaatgttgtcaacaaaacactaaaccctactaaaccctaaactctaatactaaaccctaaactctaatcctaaacccttggaaaaacactaaacatgttgtcaacaaaatactaaaccctaaactctaatcctaaaccctaaatccttggataaaccctaaacccttgaaaaaaacactaaacatgttgtcaacaaaacactaaaccctaaactctaattcTAAATCCCtagataaaccctaaacccttggataaaccctaacctttgaaaaaacactaaatatttggataaattctaaactataaatcttaaacactaaaatctaaatcttataaatagatattttttaaaaataatttttttgagaactattgttatttttatttatttaatcttttttatttattttaaaagtataatataatttggcaagttattttgtttccttaattaaaagatactagatttaaaataacaattttttattggttggtgaacctaaaaaTTTACcatagggagtgaacccaagaaaaagtcaTTTATTTGCCATAGTATGTAGTTACTCTGCTCACCTTATCATTTTTGAGGCATTGGCACCGGGCCCCTCTCATATCAATACATTTTGgtgcctcttttttttttataaatatacgATCAAATTGAGTATATTATAACTGAAAAACCATCGTATCCTTTAATACCTTTTAATAAACgattgtttttatttagttgttgtggacattagtttttttttaattctcaatgtcaaaatcacattttgtatataatttgagttttatataaaattttaaaattgtaaccaaaatataatgtCTGCcattaatttcataaatttcttttttcttaaaaataatgtCAAAATTTAAGATAGGAAACCATTTATTTTCTGgttcatattaaaaagtttaatactattgtttgatatataattgtttttataatataaattattattgcATCAGTCCCCTATAGCCCTCGCACGGCACTGTAGTTACTTctattttgcaaaaaaaataaattatcaacTTAAGGTAGCATAATAATATTCTTCCTTCAACCAaaactctcttttttctttggaCTTTGTGATGTTGCTTATTTGTTTCAAATCTTGTAACTACGTTGGCATACACAATCCTTTTCTGACGTATTGAAGCAATAATTGCTTAAAAACTTTTGAGTGCATCTTAAAAGTTTTCCCTCTCCCCCTACAATCTTTGGAGAACACCAACAATGCCTAGAGAAGTGGGAAACAATGAAATATAGCACCCCCCCAATAAACGTGTGCAAAGACAAATACACACGTGCCTCACAAGTCACAAACTCTACTAAACCCCACCCTATTTCAGAGACGGCGTCGTTTACACCTACGGGTCCTTGCCGTGTCTAAAACATCGTCACTATTTTCACCAGTAGACGACTCAGCCTCTTCTGCAAATTTCCTCCCCGCCAACACTTTCGTCTTGGtctcttttctctttatttCCAACAGCCTCCCGGCGAGATCGCTACACACAGCCCTGTTCTGCTCCAACGACTTCTTCCAAAACTCGGCTTCTGCTAAAGCTTTCTTCAGTTTAGCCTCCATTTCACCAGACCTTCTCGTCATGTCTTCGAGGGCTTTGTCTTTCGCTTTCAGACAAAACACGGCTCTCTCTTCTAGAGCCTTGTATTGATTCTGCAATTCTATTGTCTTCTGGTGATTCTGTAATTAAAGTTGAAAGGGAATATTTAATAGATTGTAATATATGGACAAAATCACATATTAATAAGAATGGGACCAATACCTGTACCAAATTGTTGAAGTCAAGTGCTTGTTGTTTATAGGGATCGAACAAGCCTAGCGATATGGTCCGATTATTTGTGATGACCCCAAAGGTGCCTGTTGATCTATTGAATGACAGCTCCTCTGGACCTCCTTGCATTTTGAGTAAATTAAAAGAGGAGAGCCTTTGTTTTAGATCGGAGTTTGTAATGCAAGCAAGAAGAATAGAAGATGTGTGAAAATTACCGAACAAGTAACCCTATTCGTTTCAGTTCCAAGTGCGTTGGGATTTAAAGGAAACAGAAAAGCATGAAAGGTCGTAGAGACGCGAATGTTTGGTGTGTGAACGAAACGAACGCGTCTGTTAGAAACTTAATGCGTTACAAACGAAATCATGCATCGTTTCGATAAAACGGGCTTTAATTTTTGCCGGGGTACCTTTGGTATTTTATTGGATTTCTAAAAGCCCAATTAGTTACTTAGGCCCATTAAGGCCCCCTTTTGGCGAATGTCTTTACATGTGTAGAGCAGCGTCATCTATGATTAGTGATCAAAttacatttttgatttatattgtatagtttcttattcacataaataaaataaaaaatcgaaaTCGACGcttaactgaaaaaaaaaaaaaactgttgacacagagagaaagaagaagagatgaggagGCTCGGCGGAGGAGTAGAAGACGAGGAGAAGTGGCTGGCGGAAGGAATCGCCGGAATACAGCACAACGCCTTCTTCATGCATCGCGCCTTGGTAACATCCCCCGATCTCACTATTTCTCTATTTATTGATCTGATTAGTTCTCTCTTCGTCTTCGTCAGGACGCGAACAATCTCAGAGAAGTCCTCAAGTACTCCGCTCTCATGCTATCCGAGCTCCGCACCTCCAAGCTCTCTCCTCAGAGATACTACGATCTCTGtaacaacctttttttttttttgaatctctctccctccctctcgATCGATCTCGTTGCTTTGTTTCTGAACCGTTTATCTAATGATTTTTTAGATATGAGAGCTTTCGATCAGTTGAGGCAGTTGGAGATTTTCTTCAAGGATGAGAGCAGGCATGGCTTGCCTGTGGTTGATTTGTATGAACTTGTTCAACACGCCGGCAACATTTTGCCCCGGATGTAAGCTGCTGATTCATTTTTGATCGGATTAGGATCTGAATAGTGTCAGTTATTAGCTTAGATTAGGACTACCAGTTATGAGATTAGCCTAGAAAAAGTGTCAGTTACAGCTTTGTTACTGAGACACTTGATGTCGATCTACTAGGTATCTGCTATGTACGGTAGGATCTGTTTACATCAAAAGCAAGCAGGCTCCATCTAAGGATGTTCTCAAGGATCTCGTGGAGATGTGTCGTGGCGTTCAACATCCGATTCGTGGACTCTTTTTGAGGAGTTATCTAGCGCAAGTGAGTAGGGATAAGTTACCTGAGATTGGTTCAGACTACGAAGGGTGCGTCTTCTCTTTTCCTTTGAAATTTGGTTGCTTAGTTGTTTGTTTACTCTGCTTGCAACTTTCCTCCTGCAGAGATGCAAATACTGTGATGGATGCTGTGGAGTTTGTGCTACAAAATTTCACTGAGATGAATAAGCTCTGGGTTCGAATTCAGCATCAGGTGAATTTTTCCGATCTGTGAAGAGTTGATGGTAGTTTAGATACGCATAGCACCTCTGCACTTGCTTGCCTCTGACTGAAGCATAAAACGAACCATGAAAGAGCATGCTTTTGGTCATGCAGGTTGTGTGGTGCTTGTGAATCATTGATATTGGTCAACCTGAGCTGAGGTGTTCCTTGGAACTGCAGGGACCTGGAACAGTTCGAGAAAGGCAGGAGAAAGAGAGGAACGAACTTCGTGATCTTGTACTATTCAACACCCACCCCTACGGGACTGAATACATATTTTACCGATGTCACTGCCCAATAAGTTGTATATAATGTCTTTCTCTCAGGTTGGGAAAAATTTACACGTTCTAGGACAGATAGAAGGTGTTGACCTTGATATGTACAAAGAGACTGTTCTTCCTAGGATCTTAGAACAGGTTCTTATCTTTGCATCTATCGTCTGTTTCCTTTTGGTATGATTGGGACGTCAGTTGCTGTATGATCTGATAAATCTTGAAACCTTGAATAGGTCGTCAATGGTAAGGATGAGCTGGCTCAGTATTATCTGATGGAATGCATTATTCAAGTCTTTCCTGATGAGTACCATTTGCAGACTCTGGAAACACTATTGGCTG contains these protein-coding regions:
- the LOC108841145 gene encoding uncharacterized protein LOC108841145 → MQGGPEELSFNRSTGTFGVITNNRTISLGLFDPYKQQALDFNNLVQNHQKTIELQNQYKALEERAVFCLKAKDKALEDMTRRSGEMEAKLKKALAEAEFWKKSLEQNRAVCSDLAGRLLEIKRKETKTKVLAGRKFAEEAESSTGENSDDVLDTARTRRCKRRRL